The following nucleotide sequence is from Solidesulfovibrio carbinolicus.
GTGATGCGGCCAAAGCGGCGGCGGAAGAAGTCGAAGTAGGCCATGGGCGGCTTGCCGCCCGGATTGGCGTGGGGCAAGGTGAGGACGAAGCCGGTGATGGCGTTGAAGACCACGACGCCGAGATAGCCCTGGCTCATGATGTCGCCGAGGATGGGGCCGAAGGGATTTTGCGCGCCGCCGTCGGGCAGCACGGTCCAGACGTGGTAGAAGAAGATGGCGAACATGGCCAGAACCCGGATGCTTTCGATCTGGGTGACGCGGCGCTGCATGAGGGCTTCCTTTGCTGTTTGGGGTGCGACGGGCGCGCTGTTTGCGGCGCGCGGGGCGTTAGCGTCGCATGACTTTGGCGAAAAGCGGAAAATATTGCAAGGTTGCGGAGGTTGTCGGCCATGCGGGTGGTTTTTGTGGGCGTGGGCGAGGCGTTTGACGAGGGGTTGGCCAACACGAGCCTGTTCGTGGCCGGCCTGGCCGGTCCGACCGGCGAGACGCGGCGCACGGTCCTGCTGGACTGCGGCTTCACGGCAGGGGCGGCCTTTTTCGCCTGCCCGGCCATTGCTCCGGCCGACCGCCGGGATGGGCCGGACGCGGTCTGGATTTCCCATTTCCACGGCGACCATTTCCTGGGCCTGCCCTGGTTGATCGCCCGGCTCCACGAGCAGGGTCGGGCGCGGCCGCTTGTTGTTCATGGCGGCACGGGCGTGGCGGCCAAGGTGTTGGCCGCCCTGGATCTGGCCTATCCGAACCTGCGGGAGAAGCTGGCTTTCGAGATTGTCGGGATTGAGGCGAGGCCGGGCGAGGCTTTCGAGCTGGCCGGCTTGAGCGCCCGGGCGGCCCTGACCGGGCACGGCGCGCCGTGTCTGGGGTTGCGGCTCGAAACGCGGTTTGGGGCGCTCTATTACGGCGGCGACGGGCCGATAACGGCCAAGGGACTGGAGCTGGCCTCGGGCTGTTCCCTGGCGGTGCTGGAAGCCTACGGCCTGGAAGCGGGCGTACCCGGCCACGGCTCGGTGTCCGAGGCTGTCGAAGCGGCCGAAGCGGCCTGGGTGGAGGCGTTGGCCGTGGTCCATGTGCGGCGCGAGGTGCGCCGGGAGCGCGGTGACGCCATCCGCCGGATGCTCACCGACGCCTCGATCCGGGCGTTTCTGCCCGAGCCGGGGGAGGTGTTCGAAGCTTCTTAGGGCGTATTCCCGGCTATACGCCCCAATAGAAGGGCGTGCGGCTAGTTCGAGGCGCTGCCCTGGGCCGAATCGCCGACCACGAGGTAGCTGCCCGGGTGGGAGACCGGGGCGCGGTCGCGGCGCAGCAGCCACATGTCGCGCTCTTTGTCCGTGGCCGCGATCTGCTCGTAGTGGCGGTCGAGGATGGAGCGGTTGTCGAGGAAGGCGTTGGCCGCCGCCGACACCCGCACGCAGCCCTTGGAATCCGGGCCGCCCAGGCGTGGTTCGCCCTGGTCCGGGTCGGTGGCATGCATTAAAAGGCGCATCTGACTGTCGTAGACGCCCTGGCGGAACTGGCGCGGGGCCTGCTGGTAGCCGAAATCCCACACCCGGCTGCCGCGCGCGCCAAGGCCGCGCCAGCCCTTGCTGTTTTTGCTGCCCTCGGCCCGGTAGCCCCAGTTTTCGGGCAGATGCTCGAACACGCCCACCGGCGTGATGAATGAGTCTTCCCGGGGCCGCAGCTTGCCCGAGGAGATGAAATCCGCGCCGACAAAGGCCACGCGTTTGGCCTGCGCGTCGTAGTAGGCCAAAAGCAGCAGCTGGGTGGCCGGATTGCGGTCGGCGTAGACGAAATACTGGCTGGCTGCGAGATCGGCGTTGGCGGCCTGGAGCCGGGCCAGGGCGTCGGCCCGGGCGGTGTCGCGGTAGGCCTGGCCGGGATCGGTGAGGAGTTCCAGGCGGCGCTGGCCGGCCTTGCCGGAAAAGCGGGCCATGGTCCGGGCCGTGACCGCCTCGGCGAACTGTCGGCCCACGTCGAGCAGTTCCTGGCGCGCGGCGGCGTCGGCTACGGCGGCGGCTTCGGCCTCGTAAAAGGGCTTCGCTTTGGCCGGCGCAGCGGCGGTGGGCGTGGCGGCCGGCTTGTCCTTGGTCGCCAGGGCCAGGCCCGGCAGCCCGGCCGTCAAAAAGACGGCCAAAAGGCCGGCCACGGCCCATCGGCCGGCCAGGAAAACGGTCGCCTGACGAAAAAGCGGGCCTCCCGTCCGAGGGAAACCCGCTTCGTGAGCCTTGGGGCGAGACACGCCGCGAACGGCGCTAGAAGACCCGACGGCCTCCCGCATAATGCGTTCTCCAGTAATCTTCTTCGAGGTGGGAGATGGTGACGTTTTTGCCTTGGCTGGCGCTGTGGATGAACTTGCCGTCTTCCAGATAGATGCCGACGTGATTGACGCCCCGTTTGGAGCGGAAGAAGACGAGATCGCCCTTGCGCAGATTGTTTTTGGCCACCATGGAACCCACCTGGTACTGCTCCCGGGAGGAGCGGGGGAGGTGGATGCCGTAGCGGTTGAAGACCCAGGTGGTGAAACCGGAACAGTCGAATCCGGAGTTGGGGTCGCAACCGCCGGAACGGTAGCGCGTGCCGAGCTGGGTGTGGGCGGTGCGCAGCATGCGGTCGTAGACACCGCCTTTGCGCTGCACCGAGGTCAGCTCGAAAAGGTTGTCGCTCAAAAGCTTGTCCGGCGAAGCCGCGGCTTGCTGCCGGGGGGCCGGCGCGGCGCTGGGAGCCGGAGTGGAGCCGCCCTGGTCGAACAGGTTGCCGGAGATGAGGTTGTTCTCGGCGGCGGCGATGAGCTGGGCTTCGTGGTCGCCAGCGACCAGGAAGTTGTTGCGGGCGTTAAAACCCTGATAGTCTTCGAAATTGTAGGAGTAGGTTTTGGGTTTCGAGGTGCACCCGGCCAGGGCGAGGGCCAGGACCGCCATGACGACGTAGGGTTTGAGCTTGGTTAGGCCTTTGGCGTGTGCGCGCGCGTCGGTCAAAACGTTTCCTCCTTGCTGGAGTTGCCGGCCGGGGCCGCTTCCACGTTTCCGCATAAACCTTTCGGTTTCGTGGGGCCGCTGATCGCCTCGAAGCGTGGACCGTTTGACTGGTCCACCTAGGACGATATTTTCGTTTGCATCGCCGGATACAGTTTCGAAAGGTAGGTTCCCGTTTAAAAGCTTCAAAAATCCGCGTCAAGGTTATTTTGACAATTTAATAAACTGAAATCTCCCTGCCGGCGCTTGCCAGGCCTTGTCCGGGACGCGGAAATGGGGAACACTCGGCGGAAATGGCGAACGTTTTTTTTCTTGCCGGGCCGGGCGGACAGCGGGCCGTGACGTCCCATCCTGGCGACACGTTGGCCCGGGCGCTTTTCCGGGCCGGTTTTTTCGTGGGCGTGCCCCTGTGCGCCGGCCTGGGACGTTGCGGCCGCTGCCGGGCGCGTTTTGCGGCCGATGCGCCGTTGCCCCTGCCGGCCGAGTTGCGTCGCCTCGCCCCGGACGAGCTGGCTGCCGGCTGGCGCTTGGTCTGCCTGCATCCGGCCCGGGGCGGCGAACGTCTGGAGCTGCCCGAGGGCGCGACCGCCCCGGCTGCGCCGCCTGTTTCGCCGGAGCCCGTAGCGGCCGGCAACGGCCCCCTGGGCCTGGCCGTGGACCTCGGCACCACCGGCCTGGCCTGGCGGCTGGTGTCCCTGGCAGACGGCACGGTGACGGCCCAGGGGCGCGGGGTCAATCCCCAGCTCGGGGCCGGGGCCGAGGTGGTCTCGCGTCTGGCCTTCGCCCTGGAGCCCGGCGGCGGCGATTATTTGCGCCGGTTGGTGGTGGACGAGCTGCGGCGTCTGGCCGCTCCGGCCGGCCCCAGGCTTGCCGCCCTGTGCGTGGCCGGCAATTCCGTCATGATGTCGATCTTGTGCGATAAACCTTTGGACGGGTTGGCCCACGCGCCCTATGGCCTGTCCTGGCGCGGCGATGAAACCGTCGTCCTGGATGCCGGCCTGCCGCCGGCCTATGCGCCGCCGCTTTTCGGCCCCTTTGTCGGGGCCGACATTGCCGCCGGGCTGACCGCCCTGGTGCGGCGCGATCCGGCCTATCCCTTTTTGCTGGCCGATCTGGGCACCAACGCCGAGCTGGTGCTGGCCCTTTCCCCGGACCGCTATCTGGCCGCCAGCGCTCCGCTGGGGCCGGCTCTGGAAGGCGTGGGCCTGTCCCAGGGAGCCATGGCCGGGCCGGGGGTGGTCGTGGCTTTTGCACTCACCCCTGCCGGCATCGTGCCGGAATTTTTCGACCCCAATCATACTGGAGCGCCGCGCGGCATCGCCGGGCCGGGCTATCTGTCCTTGACCGCGCGACTTGTCGAGCAGCAAATCCTTGACGTGGACGGCCGATTCGCTACAACCCCGGCCGCGACCCCGCTTGGCCGGCGTCTGGCCGCCCTGGTCGGACGCGCCCACGGCGAACCGTATTTCGAAACCGCCGGCTGCCGGCTGCCGGCCGGCGACGTCGAGGAACTGCTCAAGGTCAAGGCGGCCTGCAATCTGGCCGTTTCGGCGCTTCTGGCCGCCGCCGGCCTGGCCACGGCCGATCTGGCCTCGGTGCATCTGGCCGGGGCGTTCGGCGCGGCGGTGTCGCCGGCCGATCTCGAAACCCTCGGTTTTCTGCCGCCCGGACTGGCCGGGCGCACCCATGTGGCCGGCAACCTGTCCCTGGCCGGCGCGGCGCTGTTTTTGGCCGATGCCCAAAGCCGCCGTCAGGCGGCCGGGCTTGCCGCCCGCACCACACTTGTTCCCCTGGTCGACGCCGCCGATTCCGGCGAGGCCTTCATCCAAAGGATGGTTTTTTCCTATGTCCCCTGACGCCGCCGCCGTGCCGGCCCGTCCCGGCGCCAAGCGCCTGCTAGTACCCCTGGCCCCGGACGTCCGCGCCCGGCTCGACGCTTATCCCGACATGCTGCGAAAAGCCTTGCCGCTTCGCCCGGGCTTGGTGCGCGAACTGCCCAAAGTGGTGCGCGAACTGTCCCTGTCGCTGACCGCCGAGCGTGAAGGCGGCCCCCGGCCCGGGTATCTCAGCGACCCAAAGGTGCTGTCGGCCTATCTCTGGTATTATCTGCCCTGGAATCTCGTACGCCTGACGCGCCTGCTACCCGGACTTGACCTCGACATCCCCGACGACGGGGTGGTCTGCGACTTGGGCAGCGGCCCTCTGACTTTCATCCAGGCCCTGTGGCTGTCGCGGCCCGATCTGCGCAAGCGGCGGCTGCGCATCACCTGCGTGGACCGCTCCAAGCGGGCCCTGGAGCTGGGGCTGGCCCTTTTTGCCGAGCTGGCCGGCTTCGACCCCACCCGCCCGGACGCGCCCTGGCGCATCCGCGTCACCCGGGGCGAATACTGGCAGGGGTTGACCGACGGGGCCGATCTGGTGGCCATGGTCAACGTGGCCAACGAGTTGGCCGGCAAGGTCCGCGAACCGCTGGACGAGCGCATGGAGCGGGTGGCCGCCCAACTGTCCGAAAGCCTCGTGCCCGGCGGCCGGGTCCTGGTGGTCGAGCCCGGCACGCGCCTGGGCTGGCGCTGCCTGCTGGGCATGCGTCAGGCTTTTGTCGAGATGGACATGGATATTGCCGCGCCCTGTCCCCACCGTGAAGAGTGCGTGCTCTTGGCCGGGCGCACCCGGGCCTGGTGCCATTTCACCATGCCGCCGGCCGGCGCGCCCCGCTGGCTGACCGCGTTTTCCGAGCGGGCTGGCCTTGGCAAGGAGCGTCTGAGCCTGTCCTTCCTTCTGGCCCGTAAGGTCCGCCCCGCGCCCAGTGGCGGGGCGCGGGTGGTGTCCGGGGCCTTTTCCCTGGCCGACGTGCCGGGCAGCGCGGTTTACGGCTGCTCGGCTTCCGGGCTGCTTGTGCTGTGCTCCCCGGACCGCCGTCCGCCCGCCCCGGGAGACCTGCTGGCCGTGGACGTGCCGGCTGGCGCGCCGCTTGACGCAAAAAGCGGCGCGCCGCGCGTCATGCTCGCCCCGGACCCGTCCGGCCAACGGCCGGCGGAGCCAGGGGGCGCGCCCGGCCGCGACCTTGGCCGGGCGGACAAGGCGGCCCGCGGCCAGGACCGGCGCTCCGGTCCGCCCCAGGCCGGGGCCGGTTCCCGGGAGGACAAGGGCGGCAAGCGTCGTCCCCGGTCGGGCGGCGCGCCTGGAGCAACGCGCCAGGCTCCGGTGAAAAAGCCGTCGCGGCCGGCCACCAAGGGCCAATCCTCGGGATCGGGCAAACCGGCCCGGCCGCTTCGCTCGCGCCGGGACTAAAGGCCGCGACGGTTGTTGTCCAAGGCCGCGAAATACGTTAGAAGCGCCCATTCATTCCGCATGGCCGATCCCTTCGGCAAGCGTAGCAAAGGAGGTCCCGCGTGGAGGTGTCGCAAACCGGCATCCCGGGGCTTGTCGTGATCAAACCGAAAGTGTTCGGCGATCACCGGGGTTTTTTTCTGGAGACGTACAGCCGGGAGGCATACGCCAAGGCCGGTCTTAAGTATGATTTCGTGCAGGACAATCACGCCCGCTCAGGCCCCAAGGGCGTGCTGCGGGGCCTGCATTTCCAACTGCCGCCTGCCACCCAGGCCAAGCTCGTCTGGGTGACCCGGGGAGCGGTCTACGATGTCGTGGTCGATTTGCGGCAGGGATCGCCAACCTACAAAAAGTGGTACGGCATCGAGCTTTCCGCCGACAATTTCCTGCGGTTCATGGTGCCCCGAGGCTTTGCCCACGGCTACGTGACCCTGACCGAGGACGCCGAATTCATGTACAAGGTCGACGCCCCTTACGCGCCCGACCTGGATGCCGGCATCGCCTGGGACGACCCGGACATCGGCATCACCTGGCCGGTCACCGATCCTGTGCTGTCCGGGAAGGACGCGGTCCAGCCGCGCCTGTCCGCCGTGGGTTCGCCGTTTGTCTACGAGCCCTAGGCGCGACCGTAACAGGCGTCCGTATCTTTGGTGAAGACGTTGTCGCAACAGCGCTGCCGTTAACCCGCAAGCCTGCCGTTTGAAGGCGTGAGGCAGCACGAACTGGAGAATCCGCGGCTATGAGCAATTCCGATGTCGGGACAACCCCGGGCGGACGTTATGCCCTGATTTTGGCCGGTGGCTCGGGCACCCGGTTGTGGCCCCTTTCCCGGACGCTTCTGCCCAAGCAGTTGCTGGCCCTGGGCGGAGAGGCGACCCTGCTCCAGTCCACGGCCGAACGCGTGGCCAAGGCTTTTGCCCCGTCGGGCATTGCCGTGGTGACCAACGAGGAGCACGTTTTCGAGGTGCGAGCCCAGTTGCGCGGACAGCTCCCGGACGTGGACAGCGCCGTGTTGGCCGAGCCCGTGGGCCGCAACACCCTGCCGGCCATCCTGCTCGGACTGGCCCCCATCGTGGCCGCTGACCCCCAGGCTGTGGTGGGCGTGTTTCCGGCCGACCACCGCATCGACGACGCCGATTCCTGGGTCCGGGCCATGGATCGGGCGGCCGAGCTGGCTAAGGACGGCTGGTTCGTCACCTTCGGCATCCCGCCCAAGGCCCCGGAAACGGGTTACGGCTACATCCACCGGGGGGAAACCCTGGGCGAGGGCGGCTACGCCGTGCTGGGATTCACCGAAAAGCCTGACCGGGAAACCGCCGAACAGCTTTTGGCCAGCGGCGAGTACTCCTGGAACAGCGGCATGTTCGTGTTTCGGGCTGATGTCTTTCTGGACGCCGTGGCGACCCATGCTCCGGTTCTTTTCGACTGGTGGCGTACCCGGGACGAGCGTCCCCTGGCCGCTGGCTATGCCGGCATTCCCGACGTGTCCGTGGACTATGGCGTGGTGGAAAAGCTTGAGCGCATCGCCATGGTGGAGGCGGGGTTCGACTGGGACGATCTGGGGAGCTGGGAGGCGCTCTACCGGCTTGGCCGGCGCGACGCCAGCGGCTGCGTGATCCAGGGCGACGTGCTGGCCCTGGACTGCTCGAATTCGCTCTTTTTTTCACAAGGAGGCGCCCTGGCCGTGGCCGGGGTCAAGGACCTCATCGTCATCCAGACCAAGGACGCCACCCTGGTGTGCCCGGTGACCGAGGCCCAGCGAGTCAAGGACGTGGTGGGGGCGCTGAAAAAACAGGGCAGCAAGCTCGTCGAGGCCCATGTGACGGTGCGCCGTCCCTGGGGCAGCTACACCGTGCTCGAAGAGGGGCCGAATTTTAAAATCAAGCGCATCGAGGTGTTGCCCGGAGCGCGGCTGTCGCTGCAGATGCACCATCACCGGGCCGAGCACTGGGTGGTGGTTTCGGGCACGGCCCTGGTCCAGGTGGGCGACCGGGAAATTTTGCTCACGGACAACCAGTCCGTGGACATTCCCAAGACCAGTCTGCACCGGCTTTCCAACCCCGGAAAGGTGCCGGTCGAGATCATTGAAATCCAGTCGGGGCCGTATCTTGAAGAAGACGACATCGTGCGCTTCGACGACATCTACGGCCGCGAGGGCAAAAGCCCCAAATAGAGTCAGCAAGAGGCCGGGGATTCGTGAATTTTTTCATTAGACCTTGACACGGAAGAACCAGGCTGGGTAAAAAGCGCGGTGCGACAATCCGCGCCGAGGTGAGGGGACAAATCCTCGGAGGGGTTCGTGGCGTGGCGACACGTCTTTCTTTCATCCGCCTTTCCCCGTGGGGGGGAAGGGGCCGTTGGGCGTCTTTGCGCCCGGCGGACAACCAGCAAAGGCATGGGCAGGGGACGTATGGAGGAGAAAAGATCGAATTCGGCCGGCGGTGTGGGCGGCATGGCGCTTTTTGCCCTGATCGGCTTCGTCGGCGCCCTGGTGGTGGGGTGGGGCATCTTCCCGAAGATGCTGTACAGCCAAAAGACGCAACCTATTCGTTTCAGTCACACGGTCCATACCCAGCTGGGCATTGAGTGCGAGCAGTGCCACCATCTGGGTCCCGACGGCCGCTTTGCCGGCCTGCCTTCCACCGAGTCCTGCGCCGAGTGCCATGGCGAAGAGACCGGCGATACCTCTGCCAACGGCAAGGAAATCGACAAGTTCGTCAAGGACTATGTCAAGACCGGCAGGCAGGTGCCCTGGCTTGTGTACCAGTACCAGCCCGACAACGTGTTCTTCTCCCACGCTGCCCACAAGGGATTCGAGTGCACCAAGTGCCACCTCGACGTGGCCAAGATGGACACTCCCCCGCCGTACTACGAGAACCGTCTGAGCGGTTACAGCAAGGACACCATGAAGATGTGGGAATGCGAACGCTGCCACGCTTCCATGGGCACCAGCAACGCCTGCTTCGTCTGTCATAAATAAGGGGGGAGAAATGGGACTTGATCGCAGAGCTTTCCTCGGTCTTGTGGCGGGTGGTACCGTTGGCGCCATGTTCACCCCCATTCCGTGGAAATTGATTGACGACGCTTCTATCTGGACCCAGAACTGGCCGTGGATCCCCCGGGTTCCCAAGGGCCAGATCGATTATGTGGCCACCACCAGCAAGCTGTGCCCGGCTGGCGAAGGCCTTAAGATCATGCGCGTGGCCGGCAATCCGATCCTGGCCGGCGGCAACCCTTCGCATCCGTTGTCCTGCGGCGGCGTCTCCGCCCTGGCCCGGTCCGAAGTCTACATGCTCTACAGCCCGGCCCGCATCAAATCGCCCATGAAGCGCAACGGCAAGACCTTTGCCCCCATCACCTGGGAGCAGGCCCTTGTCGAGATGGCCGAGAAACTCGGCGCGGCCAAGGGCGCGGTGGCCTCCATCTCCGGCGACAACACCGGCACCATCAATGAAGTCCTGACCGCCCTGACGGCCAAGCTCGGCAGCGCCGGCAGCTTCATGATGCCTTCCGAAGCCACCACCGCCGCCAAGGCCATGAAGCTCATGGGAGCCCAGGGCCAGGCCGGCTACGACTTCGAAAACGCCGACACCGTCCTGGTTCTTGGCGCGGACATCTTCGAGACCTGGGGCACCTCCTCCAGGAACCGCAAGGCCTTCGGCGCCAGCCGCCCGGCCGGGGACAAGCCCGCCAACACCTACGTCTACGTCGGCCCCAGCCGCAACAACACCGCCGCCGTGTGCGACCAGTGGGTTCCGGCCGCCGCCGCCGATCTCGGCGTGGTGGCCCTGGGCATCGCCTGGCATCTGCTCAAGGCCGGCGCGACCAGCAACGCTCCCGGGTTCGACACCTTCAAGGCCGTGGTCAACGGCGGCTTTGGTCCCGAAGACGTCAAGCGGGCCACGGGCGTTGCTCCCGAGACCCTGGCCGCCATCGCCAAGGCCCTGGCTTCGGCCAAGGCCCCCTTGGTGGTCACCGGCTCGCCCTTCGGACAGGGCCTGGGCGCGGCTCCGGTCATCGCCGGCATGTCGCTCAACATGCTCCTGGGCCGCATCAACAAGCCCGGCGGCGTTTACATGCTGCCGGAATTGCCCTCGGTGGTTCCGGGCGCGCTGACCCGCGCGGCCATGCTCGACGGCGATCTGCCCGCGTTTTTAAAGGGCGTGGAATCCGGCAAGACCCCGGCTCCCAAGGCCCTGCTCATCTATGACGCCAACCCGGTCTACGGCCTGCCCGAAGCGGCGACCATGGCCAAGGCCCTGGAAAAGATCCCGTTCAAGGTGAGCTTCTCCTCCTTCATGGACGAGACCGCCGCCCTGTGCGATCTGGTGCTGCCAAATTCGCTGCCGCTGGAGCGCTACGACGACGTGGCCACGCCTTACGGCTCCGGCTTTTGCGTCTACAGTCTGGTGCGGCCCATCCAAAAGCCCATCTGCGACACCAAGACCACCGGCGACGTGCTGCTTGGCTTGGCTCGCAAGCTCTCCATTGACCTCAAGTTCGACAACTTCCAGCAGGTCATCAAGGAAAAAGTCGCCAGCCTGGCCAAGGTCAGCGGCGGTTTCGTGGCCAAGGACGTCATGCCCTGGCAGGTCGCGGCCGGTAAGCCCGCGCCCGCCCTGGTCGGCGGCGACCTCTGGAAGGCCCTGGAAGCCGGGTACGCCTGGACCATGGTCGGCCAGGCGCCCCAGACCGCCATGGGATTTGCCGCCGAAGTGGTGGCCAAGGCCGTCAAGGCCGGCAAGCCCGCCACGGCCACGGTGCTGGCTCCCTACGCCCAGCTGCGCACCGGCACCCCGGTCACCGGCATGCCCTGCCAGGATCTGACCACGGTCCCGGACACCGAGCTTCTGGGCGACACCACCTTCATCCGCGTCAACAGCGAGACGGCCAAAACCCTGGGCCTCAAAAAAGGCCAGATGGTCAAACTGTCCGGCGCCGGCGTTGACTGCCAGGCCAAGGTCCACATCTTCGAGAGCGTCATGCCCGGCATGGTCAGCGCCCCCTTGGGCTTCGGCCATACCGCCTTCGACTACTACAGCCAGGGCAAGGGAGCCAACTACCTCTCGCTTGCCGCCGTGGTCGAGGAAGCAGGTTCGGGCCTGTCCATGTGGATCGCCCCGGAAGTCAAAATCGCCTAACGAAGGGAAAGGGAAGCCGTCATGTCCGGACAGAAAATGGAATTCCCGATCACCTGGGGCATGGTGATCGATATTGACAAATGCACCGGCTGCGGAGCCTGCATGGCCTCCTGCCAGACCGAGAACAACGTCGAACCCCAGCGCGAAGCCTCCAACAAGCTGCGCGCCACGTCGTGGATGCTCGTCTACGAGCTCACCAACGACAAAGCCTTCCCCAATCACGACATTGCCTATCTGCCCCGGCCCTGCCAGCAGTGCGGCAATCCGCCTTGCGTTTCCGTGTGCCCGGTCATCGCCACGGACAAAAACGAGAACGGCGGCATCGTGAGCCAGGTCTACCCCCGTTGCATCGGATGCCGGTATTGCGTGGCCGCCTGCCCCTACCACGTCCGCTACTTCGGCTGGTACGACCCCATTTGGCCGGAAGGCATGGAGAAGACCCTGTCTCCCATGACCTCGGTGCGCCCCCGCGGCGTGGTCGAGAAATGCACCTTCTGCCATCATCGCTGGACCCAGGCCAAGGACGCCGCCCGCGTCGCCGGCAAGGATCCCGATAACCTCGATGACGGGGCCTACGTCACCTCTTGCGTCCAGAATTGCCCTTCCGGGGCCCTCGCTTTCGGGGACATCAAAAACCCCAAGCACAAGGTGCACGAGCTGGTCAAAAGCCCCTAC
It contains:
- a CDS encoding MBL fold metallo-hydrolase translates to MRVVFVGVGEAFDEGLANTSLFVAGLAGPTGETRRTVLLDCGFTAGAAFFACPAIAPADRRDGPDAVWISHFHGDHFLGLPWLIARLHEQGRARPLVVHGGTGVAAKVLAALDLAYPNLREKLAFEIVGIEARPGEAFELAGLSARAALTGHGAPCLGLRLETRFGALYYGGDGPITAKGLELASGCSLAVLEAYGLEAGVPGHGSVSEAVEAAEAAWVEALAVVHVRREVRRERGDAIRRMLTDASIRAFLPEPGEVFEAS
- a CDS encoding L,D-transpeptidase family protein; its protein translation is MAGLLAVFLTAGLPGLALATKDKPAATPTAAAPAKAKPFYEAEAAAVADAAARQELLDVGRQFAEAVTARTMARFSGKAGQRRLELLTDPGQAYRDTARADALARLQAANADLAASQYFVYADRNPATQLLLLAYYDAQAKRVAFVGADFISSGKLRPREDSFITPVGVFEHLPENWGYRAEGSKNSKGWRGLGARGSRVWDFGYQQAPRQFRQGVYDSQMRLLMHATDPDQGEPRLGGPDSKGCVRVSAAANAFLDNRSILDRHYEQIAATDKERDMWLLRRDRAPVSHPGSYLVVGDSAQGSASN
- a CDS encoding C40 family peptidase — protein: MTDARAHAKGLTKLKPYVVMAVLALALAGCTSKPKTYSYNFEDYQGFNARNNFLVAGDHEAQLIAAAENNLISGNLFDQGGSTPAPSAAPAPRQQAAASPDKLLSDNLFELTSVQRKGGVYDRMLRTAHTQLGTRYRSGGCDPNSGFDCSGFTTWVFNRYGIHLPRSSREQYQVGSMVAKNNLRKGDLVFFRSKRGVNHVGIYLEDGKFIHSASQGKNVTISHLEEDYWRTHYAGGRRVF
- a CDS encoding ASKHA domain-containing protein; amino-acid sequence: MANVFFLAGPGGQRAVTSHPGDTLARALFRAGFFVGVPLCAGLGRCGRCRARFAADAPLPLPAELRRLAPDELAAGWRLVCLHPARGGERLELPEGATAPAAPPVSPEPVAAGNGPLGLAVDLGTTGLAWRLVSLADGTVTAQGRGVNPQLGAGAEVVSRLAFALEPGGGDYLRRLVVDELRRLAAPAGPRLAALCVAGNSVMMSILCDKPLDGLAHAPYGLSWRGDETVVLDAGLPPAYAPPLFGPFVGADIAAGLTALVRRDPAYPFLLADLGTNAELVLALSPDRYLAASAPLGPALEGVGLSQGAMAGPGVVVAFALTPAGIVPEFFDPNHTGAPRGIAGPGYLSLTARLVEQQILDVDGRFATTPAATPLGRRLAALVGRAHGEPYFETAGCRLPAGDVEELLKVKAACNLAVSALLAAAGLATADLASVHLAGAFGAAVSPADLETLGFLPPGLAGRTHVAGNLSLAGAALFLADAQSRRQAAGLAARTTLVPLVDAADSGEAFIQRMVFSYVP
- a CDS encoding small ribosomal subunit Rsm22 family protein, with the translated sequence MSPDAAAVPARPGAKRLLVPLAPDVRARLDAYPDMLRKALPLRPGLVRELPKVVRELSLSLTAEREGGPRPGYLSDPKVLSAYLWYYLPWNLVRLTRLLPGLDLDIPDDGVVCDLGSGPLTFIQALWLSRPDLRKRRLRITCVDRSKRALELGLALFAELAGFDPTRPDAPWRIRVTRGEYWQGLTDGADLVAMVNVANELAGKVREPLDERMERVAAQLSESLVPGGRVLVVEPGTRLGWRCLLGMRQAFVEMDMDIAAPCPHREECVLLAGRTRAWCHFTMPPAGAPRWLTAFSERAGLGKERLSLSFLLARKVRPAPSGGARVVSGAFSLADVPGSAVYGCSASGLLVLCSPDRRPPAPGDLLAVDVPAGAPLDAKSGAPRVMLAPDPSGQRPAEPGGAPGRDLGRADKAARGQDRRSGPPQAGAGSREDKGGKRRPRSGGAPGATRQAPVKKPSRPATKGQSSGSGKPARPLRSRRD
- the rfbC gene encoding dTDP-4-dehydrorhamnose 3,5-epimerase — protein: MEVSQTGIPGLVVIKPKVFGDHRGFFLETYSREAYAKAGLKYDFVQDNHARSGPKGVLRGLHFQLPPATQAKLVWVTRGAVYDVVVDLRQGSPTYKKWYGIELSADNFLRFMVPRGFAHGYVTLTEDAEFMYKVDAPYAPDLDAGIAWDDPDIGITWPVTDPVLSGKDAVQPRLSAVGSPFVYEP
- a CDS encoding mannose-1-phosphate guanylyltransferase/mannose-6-phosphate isomerase, with translation MSNSDVGTTPGGRYALILAGGSGTRLWPLSRTLLPKQLLALGGEATLLQSTAERVAKAFAPSGIAVVTNEEHVFEVRAQLRGQLPDVDSAVLAEPVGRNTLPAILLGLAPIVAADPQAVVGVFPADHRIDDADSWVRAMDRAAELAKDGWFVTFGIPPKAPETGYGYIHRGETLGEGGYAVLGFTEKPDRETAEQLLASGEYSWNSGMFVFRADVFLDAVATHAPVLFDWWRTRDERPLAAGYAGIPDVSVDYGVVEKLERIAMVEAGFDWDDLGSWEALYRLGRRDASGCVIQGDVLALDCSNSLFFSQGGALAVAGVKDLIVIQTKDATLVCPVTEAQRVKDVVGALKKQGSKLVEAHVTVRRPWGSYTVLEEGPNFKIKRIEVLPGARLSLQMHHHRAEHWVVVSGTALVQVGDREILLTDNQSVDIPKTSLHRLSNPGKVPVEIIEIQSGPYLEEDDIVRFDDIYGREGKSPK
- the qrcA gene encoding menaquinone reductase multiheme cytochrome c subunit QrcA, which codes for MEEKRSNSAGGVGGMALFALIGFVGALVVGWGIFPKMLYSQKTQPIRFSHTVHTQLGIECEQCHHLGPDGRFAGLPSTESCAECHGEETGDTSANGKEIDKFVKDYVKTGRQVPWLVYQYQPDNVFFSHAAHKGFECTKCHLDVAKMDTPPPYYENRLSGYSKDTMKMWECERCHASMGTSNACFVCHK